A region from the Coffea eugenioides isolate CCC68of chromosome 9, Ceug_1.0, whole genome shotgun sequence genome encodes:
- the LOC113782855 gene encoding starch synthase 3, chloroplastic/amyloplastic codes for MEVPLPLQKPLSCRAVVNGRTHIKITPFLGFLPHRTTSLLSSQSSLWSKDYGVAHISHRITASADFSRRRQRRTPTPRTQDSTPKGFVPKTQPGTSSQRRDQKNNGQKESQSNLPPKDLGTANKNRIELKQTSEEQDDDIEQAKEEDYENEIDNVVEEDWPSRKPPLDAEMSKLTENGRIRSGNKDLTETNEVRGVAKENEVDGHLSGIALEDQPFDVIASNKPVEIDDPKQQDTIKKNDVNQIGSTQIVKYMSEDEFLKPEQKEKDDSSLRLRMEMEANLRKHALERLAEENFEKGNRLFCYPELVKPDQDIEVFLNRSLSTLSNEPDVLIMGAFNDWRWKSFTTKLDKTSLNGDWWACQVHVPKEAYKIDFVFYNGKDVYDNNDKKDFCITVEGGMTVPEFEDFLLEEKRKELEKLAKEEAERKRHEEEQKRIEAEKAAREADRAQAREEAARRQEMLKEWIKKAAKSVDDVWHIEPSDFKGGDKVRLFYKKSSGPLIQAEELWLHGGHNKWKDGLSISTKLARSERKSGDWWYAEIVVPNRALVLDWVFADGPPHQARVYDNNDRQDFRAIVPRRVPEDHYWVEEEHQIYQNLQEERRIREEAIRAKAEKTAWMKAETKERTLKTFLLSQKHIVYTEPLDVQAGNAATVFYNPTNTVLNGKPEIWFRFSFNRWTHRMGPLPPQRMLPADQSSHVKATVKVPLDAYMMDFVFSEKEDGGIFDNKNGMDYHIPVIGGVIKEPPMHIVHISVEMAPIAKVGGLGDVVTSLSRAVQDLKHSVDVILPKYDCLNFSHVKDFQFHKSYSWGGTEIKVWFGKVEGLSVYFLEPQNGFFGKGCIYGCHNDGERFGFFCHVALEFLLQSGFHPDIIHCHDWSSAPVAWLFKEQYMHYGLSKARIVFTIHNLEFGAHLIGKAMAYTDKATTVSPTYSREVSGNPAVASHLYKFHGILNGIDPDIWDPYNDKFIPVSYTSENVIEGKRAAKEVLQQKLGLKRADLPLVGIISRLTHQKGIHLIKHAIWRTLDRGGQVVLLGSAPDPRIQNDFVNLANQLHSSHNDRARLCLTYDEPLSHLIYAGADFILVPSIFEPCGLTQLTAMRYGSIPVVRKTGGLYDTVFDVDHDKERAQACALEPNGFSFDGADAAGIDYALNRALSACYDGRDWFNSLCKRVMEQDWSWNRPALDYLELYHAALK; via the exons ATGGAGGTCCCTTTGCCACTGCAGAAACCATTGAGTTGTAGAGCAGTGGTTAATGGTAGAACCCACATCAAGATCACGCCTTTTTTGGGATTCCTGCCTCATAGAACCACAAGCTTGTTGTCTTCCCAA TCTTCTTTATGGAGCAAGGACTATGGGGTAGCTCACATTTCGCATCGAATCACTGCAAGTGCAG ATTTTTCTAGAAGAAGACAAAGAAGAACACCAACTCCTAGAACTCAAGACTCTACACCAAAAGGGTTTGTGCCAAAAACACAGCCAGGGACAAGCAGCCAGAGAAGAGATCAGAAAAACAATGGGCAGAAAGAAAGTCAGAGTAACTTGCCACCCAAGGATCTTGGGACTGCAAACAAAAATAGAATTGAACTCAAACAAACCAGTGAAGAACAGGATGATGACATTGAACAAGCAAAGGAGGAAGATTatgaaaatgaaattgacaatgtTGTTGAAGAGGACTGGCCAAGCCGGAAACCACCACTTGATGCTGAAATGAGCAAGTTGACAGAAAATGGAAGAATTAGATCTGGTAATAAGGACCTCACTGAGACAAATGAAGTAAGAGGAGTTGCAAAGGAAAATGAAGTTGACGGTCATTTGAGTGGAATTGCTTTAGAAGATCAGCCATTTGATGTTATCGCAAGTAATAAGCCCGTCGAAATTGATGACCCAAAACAGCAAGACACAATTAAGAAAAATGATGTAAACCAGATCGGGAGTACTCAAATTGTCAAATATATGAGTGAAGATGAATTCTTGAAACCAGAGCAAAAGGAGAAGGATGATTCTTCTCTAAGGTTAAGgatggaaatggaagcaaattTACGCAAACATGCATTGGAAAGGCTTGctgaagaaaattttgagaaaggaAACAGATTATTCTGTTATCCTGAATTGGTAAAACCTGATCAAGATATAGAAGTGTTCCTCAATAGAAGTCTATCCACATTGAGTAATGAACCTGACGTACTGATAATGGGAGCCTTTAATGACTGGCGATGGAAATCTTTTACTACGAAGTTGGATAAGACAAGTCTCAATGGTGATTGGTGGGCTTGCCAGGTCCATGTTCCTAAGGAAGCATACAAGATAGATTTTGTGTTCTACAATGGAAAAGATGTCTATGATAATAATGACAAAAAAGATTTCTGCATTACTGTTGAAGGTGGTATGACTGTTCCTGAGTTTGAAGATTTCTTGCTTGAGGAGAAACGCAAGGAGTTGGAGAAACTTGCGAAGGAGGAAGCTGAAAGGAAAAGACATGAAGAAGAACAGAAGCGCATAGAAGCAGAGAAAGCTGCACGTGAGGCTGATAGAGCACAGGCAAGAGAGGAGGCTGCAAGGAGACAGGAAATGTTGAAAGAGTGGATAAAAAAGGCTGCGAAGTCTGTTGATGATGTCTGGCACATAGAACCTAGCGATTTTAAAGGTGGGGACAAGGTCAGGTTGTTCTATAAAAAGAGCTCAGGTCCATTGATTCAGGCTGAGGAGTTATGGCTGCATGGAGGTCACAATAAGTGGAAGGATGGGCTGTCCATCTCAACAAAGCTTGCCAGATCTGAGAGGAAAAGTGGAGATTGGTGGTATGCTGAAA TTGTTGTGCCTAATCGTGCCCTTGTCTTGGACTGGGTTTTTGCTGATGGTCCACCTCACCAAGCAAGGGTTTACGATAACAATGATAGGCAGGATTTCCGTGCTATTGTTCCACGGCGTGTTCCTGAGGATCACTATTGGGTTGAAGAAGAGCATCAGATATACCAAAATCTCCAAGAGGAGAGACGGATCAGAGAGGAGGCCATCCGTGCTAAG GCTGAGAAGACAGCATGGATGAAAGcagaaacaaaggaaagaacTTTGAAAACATTTCTTTTATCTCAAAAGCATATTGTCTACACTGAACCTCTTGATGTCCAAGCTGGGAATGCTGCAACTGTTTTCTATAATCCTACCAACACAGTCTTGAATGGGAAGCCTGAAATTTGGTTCAGATTCTCATTCAATCGTTGGACTCACCGTATGGGTCCATTGCCACCACAGAGAATGTTGCCTGCTGATCAAAGTTCTCATGTTAAAGCAACTG TTAAGGTTCCTTTAGATGCATATATGATGGACTTTGTATTCTCTGAGAAAGAGGATGGTGGAATTTTTGACAACAAGAATGGCATGGACTATCACATACCTGTTATTGGAGGAGTTATCAAGGAACCCCCGATGCATATTGTGCATATTTCAGTTGAAATGGCTCCCATTGCAAAG GTGGGAGGCCTTGGTGATGTTGTCACTAGCCTTTCCCGTGCTGTACAGGATTTAAAACATAGTGTAGATGTTATCCTTCCGAAGTATGACTGTTTGAACTTTAGCCAT GTCAAGGATTTTCAGTTTCATAAAAGCTATTCTTGGGGTGGGACTGAAATTAAAGTTTGGTTTGGCAAGGTGGAAGGCCTCTCTGTCTACTTTTTGGAGCCTCAAAATGG GTTTTTTGGGAAAGGCTGTATATATGGTTGCCATAACGATGGTGAAAGATTTGGTTTCTTTTGTCATGTTGCTCTTGAGTTCCTTTTGCAAAGTGGATTCCATCCA GACATTATTCATTGTCATGATTGGTCTAGTGCTCCAGTTGCATGGTTATTCAAAGAACAATATATGCACTATGGTCTTAGTAAAGCCCGCATTGTTTTCACAATACATAACCTCGAATTTGGAGCACATTTGATTGGCAAAGCAATGGCATACACTGATAAGGCTACAACT GTCTCCCCCACTTATTCACGGGAGGTCTCAGGAAATCCAGCAGTTGCTTCTCATCTTTACAAGTTTCATGGAATACTAAATGGCATTGACCCAGACATATGGGACCCTTATAATGATAAATTCATTCCT GTATCTTACACTTCAGAAAATGTTATTGAAGGCAAAAGGGCTGCTAAAGAAGTTTTGCAGCAGAAGCTTGGCTTGAAAAGGGCAGACCTGCCTCTGGTAGGAATTATCAGTCGTTTGACTCACCAGAAAGGGATCCACCtaataaaacatgcaatttggcGCACTTTGGACCGCGGTGGACAG GTTGTCCTGCTGGGTTCGGCTCCTGATCCACGCATTCAAAATGATTTTGTTAATTTGGCAAATCAATTGCATTCTTCTCATAATGACCGTGCACGCCTTTGCCTGACCTACGATGAACCTCTGTCTCACTTG aTTTATGCTGGTGCAGATTTTATTTTGGTCCCTTCAATTTTTGAGCCATGTGGACTCACTCAACTTACAGCAATGAGATATGGTTCGATCCCTGTTGTTCGTAAAACTGGAG GGCTTTACGACACTGTATTTGATGTTGACCATGACAAAGAAAGAGCACAAGCTTGTGCTTTGGAACCAAATGGATTCAGTTTTGATGGAGCAGATGCTGCTGGCATTGATTACGCACTCAATAG AGCTTTGTCTGCTTGTTATGATGGCCGAGACTGGTTCAATTCGTTGTGCAAACGAGTAATGGAGCAAGACTGGTCTTGGAATCGCCCTGCTCTTGATTACTTGGAGCTCTATCATGCAGCTCTAAAGTAA